The genomic stretch CAGTGAGCCTTCATTCGTCGCGGCAGTGGGATACTTTTCCGGCGGGGCAGTGCAGCGCCACGCGAGCGTCCTGCGGTAGTGACGTTCGTCAGCTGCGCTGCCCTTCCCTCGTTCCACCCGCGGCCAGGCGGCTGCGTGTGTTGACTCCCGCGCGCAGTCTTCGCTGATTCCCCTCGTTCACCTGCGCATCGTGTTCTGTTCGTTTCCACGATCACAGGCTGGTTAAAGTCACGCTGGAAGCTTTTCGAAAAACTCTTGTCGCAGACAACTAATCATGGGTTACAGTAGTCACGACTCGGCAGGCTGTACGCGCAGACTTCCCATCATCAAGTACAGTTCGCTGCTTCCCCAGTCGCCATATCTGCTCACGAATACTCTGCATGCACGTGCCTTGGCGTGCTGGCCCTCACCCACCCCGCAAGGGGCTTCCCGGTCTCCCAGCCGGCGATGAAAGAGGCCTCCAGCCGCTTGCCGCAGGTGCTGCCCCGGTGTTCGTGGAGCCGTTCTGATCTGAACGACTAGTGAGGAAGCACCCGTGCCGAAGAAACTCTCGTCTGCCGTCGTCGGCACTCTGGCCGTTGGCCTGACCATGCCGCTGACCGCGAATGCCGCCGCTGCGGACACCGCGCCGCTGAACGCGATGCCGCTGCCCGCGACCGGGGTGGATGCCCCCGCGATGAACGCCTCCGGGCTGAGCACCGTCGACATCTCCGCCACCCGAAATGCCACCCAGTTCAGGTTCCCGCTGGCTCAGCGCTCCTACAGCTACACCTCCCCCTACGGTCCACGCTGCATGCCAGCTCCGGGCGCCTCGACATGGCATCTGGGGCAGGACCTCGGGGCTGCTGATGGCAGTCCGATCTACTCGGTGGCCGAGGGCACCGTGGTGCGGACCTTCAACGGCAACCGGTACAACGCCGGCTACGTCGTCATAGAGCATCGGGTGGACGGCAAGACCTTCCACAGCGCGTATTACCACATGTGGGATGCGAACTCCCACGTCAGAGTTGGTCAGAGTGTCCAGGCCGGTCAGACGATCGCTCGGATCGGCAACTCGGGCCCGTCCACCGGCCCCCACCTGCACCTGGAGATCTGGGAAGGCGCCTGGATCAACGGCACCTCGCATGATCCGACCACCTGGCTGGCTCAGCGCGGCGTCAACCTGCGCGCCGGAGCTACCACGGTGCTCAACATCTCAACACCGTCCTCCTGCGACTACTACACCTCGACCTCCACCGCGCTGCGCTCCACGGCGAGCAGCTCCGGGGCGGTCATCACGCAGCTTGGAGCTGGCACAGCGCTGACAGCGGCGCCAGGGGCCATCAGCAACTCGATGCTGCGGGTGACGGCCAACGGCCGCACCGGCTGGGTGGCGCACTCGGCTGTGACGCCGAACCGCCCCGCAGGCACCGTGCCCGCCTCGAGCGCCCCGCAGGGCACCTCGATCACCCCCACCAAGTACCGGACCACCGCCTCGCTGAACGCCCGCAGCGGACCCGGAACCAACTACGCCGTCCAGCAGGGCCTGGCGTCAGGGACCGAGGTCACTGTCATCGCCACCCACGGCAGCTGGCTGAAGTTCAGCCGCAACGGCCAGACAGTCTGGTCCCACAGCGACTTCATGACGAAGGTGGCGACAACCCCGACGACGCCGACCACGGCGGCCAGCGGCACCTATAAGGTCCAGGCCGGTGTGAGTCTGCGGGCGCGCAGCGGCCCAGGCACCTCGAACTCGATCGTGAAGGTTCTCGACCCCGGCACCACCGTGAGCGTGACCGGGAAGAACGGTGACTGGTTCAGCTACCGCGATGGATCTCGGACGCTGTGGCTGCAGGGCAGCTTCCTGGAACAGGTGATGACGACTCCGACGACGCCGACCACGGCGGCCAGCGGCACCTATAAGGTCCAGGCCGGGGTGAGTCTGCGGGCGCGCAGCGGTCCAGGCACCTCGAACTCGATCGTGAAGGTGCTCGACCCGGGCACCACGGTGAGCGTGACCGGGAGGAACGGTGAGTGGTTCAGCTACCGCGACGGATCTCGGACCCTGTGGCTGCAGGCCACCTGGTTGGACCAGGTCACCACCCCGACGACGGCGGCCAGCGGCACCTATCAGGTCCAGTCCGGGGTGAGCCTGCGGGCGCGCAGCGGCCCAGGGACCTCCAATTCTATTGTGAAGGTGCTCAACCCGGGCACCACGGTGAGCGTGACCGGGAGGAACGGTGAGTGGTTCAGCTACCGCGACGGATCCCGGACCCTGTGGCTGCAGGCCACCTGGTTGGACCAGGTCAGCGCGTCGTCGGGCAGCTCGTCGAACACCGGGTCGACCACGGCGGCCAGCGGCACCTATAAGGTCCAGTCCGGGGTGAGTCTGCGGGCGCGCAGCGGTCCAGGCACCTCGAACTCGATCGTGAAGGTGCTCAACCCGGGCACCACGGTGAGTGTGACCGGGAGGAACGGTGAGTGGTTCAGCTACCGCGACGGATCCCGGACGCTGTGGCTGCAGGCCACCTGGTTGGACCAGGTCACCACCCCGACGACGGCGGCCAGCGGCACCTATCAGGTCCAGTCCGGGGTGAGTCTGCGGGCGCGCAGCGGCCCAGGGACCTCCAATTCGATCGTGAAGGTGCTCAACCCGGGCACCACGGTGAGTGTGACCGGGAGGAACGGTGAGTGGTTCAGCTACCGCGACGGATCCCGGACCCTGTGGCTGCAGGCCACCTGGCTGGACCGGGTCACCACCTCGACCGGTGCCGGTTCGGGCACCGAGACGATCCCCGGTGGCCCAGAGTCCTCCAGCTCCACGCCCACCACGAGCAGCGGCCAGTACACCGTGAAGAGTGGAGTGAACCTCAACGCGCGCACGGGAGCGAGCACCTCAAGCTCCAGCGCCAAGGTGCTTGCACCCGGCACAAGGATCTCCATCACCGGTGAGCAGAACGAATGGGTCAGCTTCAAGGACGGGTCACGGACCCTCTGGGTGCATTCTGGATACCTGGACCAGGCATCGGCTAACCAGGACGCCGAGCGCACCAGCGCCGCCAGCGGCGCATACCGGGTCAAGAACGGCGTGAGCCTGCGCGCACGCAGCGGCGCCAGCACCTCGAGCTCGATCGTGAAGGTTCTGAATCCGGGCACCACCGTGGAGATCACGGGAAAGAACGGAGCGTGGTTCAGCTACAAGGACGGCTCACAGACGCTGTGGGTGCAGGCAAGCTTCCTTGATCAGGTCACAGGTTCCACCGGCAACGGCTCCTCCTCCAACACGGGCTCAAACGCGGGCTCGAACACCGGGTCCTCCTCGACCAGCGCGGCCAGTGGCACGTTCCAGGTCAAGTCCGGTGTGAACCTCAACGCTCGGACCGGCGCATCGGCGACCAGCTCCAGCGCGAAGGTGCTGGCCCCGGGGACGAAGATCTCCATCACTGGCAAGCAGGGCGACTGGGTCAGCTATAAGGATGGCTCCCGGACGCTGTGGGTGCACTCGGGCTACCTGACCCAGGCGTCGGGATCCAGCTCGAACGGTTCCGGCAGCGGCTCCTCCTCGAACACGGGCTCGAACACCGGGTCCTCCTCGACCAGCGCGGCCAGTGGCACGTTCCAGGTCAAGTCCGGTGTGAACCTCAACGCTCGGACCGGCGCCTCGGCGACCAGCTCCAGCGTGAAGGTGCTGGCCCCGGGCACGAGGATCTCCATCACCGGCAAGCAGGGCGACTGGGTCAGCTATAAGGATGGCTCCCGGACGCTGTGGGTGCACTCGGACTATCTGACCCAGGCGTCGGGATCCAGCTCGAACGGTTCCGGCAACGGCTCCTCCAACACGGGGTCGAACTCCGGGTCCTCCTCGAACACGGGGTCGAACTCAGGGTCCTCTTCAGGGTCCACGGGTTCGACCACCTCGGCGAGCGGGAAGTACCACGTCAAGAACAACGTCTACCTGAACGCGCGCAGCGGCCCCGCCACCTCGCACCCGATCGTGTTGAACCTCAACCCCAAGCGGGAGTTCGAGATCACCGGTCGCAGCGGCAACTGGGTGAGCTTCGTGTTCAGCGGCAAGACCGTCTGGGTGGACTCCACCTACATCAACTCCGGTCCCGCCAGCAGCTCCGGGTCCAGCAGCTCCGGGTCCAGCAGCTCCGGGTCCAGCAACAGCGGATCCAGCAGCTCCACCCCCACCCTGGCCAACTCGACGAACAGCAAAAGCAAGGTCGTCGGAACCGCCTACGCCACGGCCCAGGTCAACGTCCGGATGGGCCCGAGCACACAGAACAGCGCGATGTTCTCCGTGCGCACCGGCACCAAGGTCGAGCTGCTTGAGAAGAAGTCCAACGGCTGGCAGGAGATCAAGGTCAACGGCGCCACCGGCTGGATGTCGGCGCAGTACCTCTCCACCTCCGCCCCGGCGACCTCCGGCTCGAACAACTCCGGTTCGAATTCCGGGTCCTCCGGCAGCGGCTCCTCCACCGCTCCGTCGACCGCGAGCATGCACAAGAAGAGCGCCAACGGACCGTACAGCTCGGCCTGGGACAAGCTGGCCCAGTGCGAATCCGGTGGGAACTGGAAGATCAACACCGGCAACGGCTTCTACGGCGGCATCCAGTTCAGCCCCGAGTCCTGGAAAGAGGTGGGCGGCTCCGGCTTCCCGCACCAGGCGAGCAAGGAGGAGCAGATCAAACGGGCCTACATGCTCTGGAAGAAGCAGGGCTGGAAGGCCTGGCCCCACTGCACCTCCCAGCTGGGCCTCAAGGGCGACCCCGGTGGCTACGGGGACGACTACTACAAGGTCCACCCCAGCGCGAAGACCGCCTCATCGGTCTCCTCCGCCGGAACCTGGACCTCCTCCCACAGTGTGCCGCTGCGCGAGACCGCCGCCACTTCGAGTGACAAGCTCGTCCAGATCCCGCGCGGCGCTCAGCTCGAGCAGCTCCAGCGCGAAGGATCCTGGCTGAAGGTGCGCTTCACGCAGGGTGGGGACACCCACACCGGCTGGGTCAACACCAGCTACATCCTGCAGGCCTGAGCCCCCGGTTCAGTCCCTCGGTGCCCAGCACCGGCAGAACCCTCCAGGACTGTTCAGGAAGCGGCACCACCAGGTGCCGCTTCCTGAACAGCCGCGCTGCGCGCGGGCAACCTGATCACGCACGACGACGGCGGGCTCGACTCCCTGATTCGCGGGAGAGTCGCGCCCGCCGTCGTCGTCTCGGTGATCAGCAGTCCCGAGGAGCGGCAGTGCGCCGTGTCAGCGGAAGCGGGCCTGCACGGCGTCGCCGTGTGCTGGGAGGCCTTCGGTCTGCGCCAAGGCCGAGACGTGGTCTGCCACCGCGCGCAGTCCTTCACGTCCATAGTGGATGACCTGCTGGGAGCGCAGGAAGCTGGAGGCGTTGAGCCCCGAGGAGTAAGCGCTGGCGCCCCCGGTGGGCAGCACATGGTTCGATCCGGCGCAGTAGTCGCCCAGAGACACCGGGGTGTGGGCCCCGACGAACACCGCCCCGGCATTGTGGATCCGCTCCACGATTCCGGCATCATCGCGCGTCATCAGCTCCAGGTGCTCCGCGCCGTAGGCATTGGCGATCTCCACGCCCTGGTCCATGGTGTCCACCACGAGCACCGCAGACTGGGTGCCGCTCAGCGCCTGCTTCACCCGGTCCACATGCCGAGTCTCCTGCGCCTGCTGCTCGACCTGGGTCAACACGGCCTCGGCCAATGACATCGAAGGGGTCACGAGCACCGCTGCCGCCAGTGCGTCGTGCTCGGCCTGGGAGATCAGATCCGCCGCGATCAGCTCCGCGGGAGCCTCCTCGTCAGCGAGCACCATGATCTCGGTGGGTCCGGCCTCGGAGTCGATGCCCACCACCCCCTGGACCGCGCGCTTGGCGGTGGCCACGAAGATGTTCCCGGGCCCGGTGATCAGCGAGACCGGCGGGCACACCTGCTGGCCAGCCTCGTCCTTGGCGCCATAGGCGAACATCGCCACCGCCTGCGCGCCGCCGACCGCGTAGACCTCCTCGATCCCCAGCAGGTGCGCGGCGCCGAGGATGCTCGGGTGCGGCAGCCCGCCGAAGTCGGCCTGCGGCGGAGACGCGATGGCCAGCGAGCTGACCCCTGCCACCTGCGCCGGAACCACGTTCATCACCACCGAGGAGGGATAGACCGCCTGGCCACCGGGCACGTAGAGCCCCACCCGGCGGATCGGGACCCAGCGGTTGAGCACCCGGGCGTCCGGTCCGGGGGAGACCTTGGAGGATTCGGGGAGCTGCGCGTCATGGACCTGCCTGGCACGCAGGATCAGCTCCTGAAGTGCGGCGCGGACCTCGGGCTGCAGCTGCTCGGCCGCCTCCCGGAGCTTCTCCGCCGGGACCCGCAGCGAGGGCGGACGCACGCCGTCGAACTTCTCGGAGTATTCGAACAGGGCGGAGACGCCATCGCGCCGCACGTTCTGAAGGATCGGGGCCACGGTCTCGATGGTGGTCGAGATGTCCTGCGAGGCGCGGGGCAGCACGGCGGCGGCGTCGATCGTGCGCCCGCGCAGATCCTTGAGGGTGAGCATGGGTCTCCTAGTGGGTGCGGTCAGTGTTCACCCGCGGGCTCGCAGGTGGACACCCCTCCATTGTCTCCATACCGGCCGCCTTGCGCCCACTTCGTGACGTGAGAGCCCACACACCGGATGTTCCGCGGTGTTCCAGTGCCCGTTCAGAACGCCATGGCAAGATGCTGGCCATGGTCTTTTCCCGGATGGATTCTTCACCGAGCTCACCTGCCTTCACCGCGGCAGACACCACGGACGTCACCCCGGAGGAGCCGACCCCCACCGAGGGGGTCGGTGACGTCGTCGAAGAGAGCGTCCCGGAGGGACTGGAGTCCCTGATCGTCGAGCAGGGCCCCTTCTTCGGGATCATCACCGGCCTGGTCATCGCGCTGCTGGTCGCCCTGGTGGTCACGGTGATGTCCTCGATGCTGCTCAAGCAGATCTTCCGGCACCACGACGGGGTCAAGCAGGCGGTGAACCGCACCCGGACCCCGCTGTTCATCACGCTGGTGCTCATCGGCGCCTGGTTCACGCTGAACATCACGCTCAGCGCCGCCACCTGGTTCCAGCCGGTCTCCTTCGTGCTGCTGGTCGCCGTGGTGATCGGTCTCGCCTGGTGGGCGCTGCGGATCGTGCGCATCGTCGAGGCGATGATCTACTCCCGGTACATCGGCTACTCCGAGGGGGAGCTGGACGTGGAGGACCGGCGCGGGCGCCGCCTGGCCACCCAGGTCTCGCTGATCCGACGCATCCTCACCGCAGTCATCATCACCCTGGCCGTGGCGGCGATCCTGCTGATGATCCCGCAGGTGCGTGCGCTCGGCGCGGGGCTGCTCGCCTCCGCCGGTGTGGCCTCGGTGGTGGTGGGCCTGGCCATGCAGTCGGTGCTCACCAACGTCTTCGCCGGCATCCAGCTGGCCTTCACCGATTCCATCCGCGCCGGAGACGTCGTCGTGGTCGAGGGCAACTTCGGCACGGTGGAGGACATCACGCTGACCGCCGTGGTCATCAAGTCCTGGGATGAGCGGCGCTTCATCTACCCCTCCAGCTACTTCGTGGCCACCCCGTTCGAGAACTGGACCCGGGTGGGCACCGACATCCTGGGCACCGTGGAGCTCGACGTCGACTGGCGGGTCCCAATGGACCCGCTGCGCGCCCGGCTGAAGCGGCTGCTGGACTCCGCCGAGCTCTGGGACGGCCGGGACTACTCGTTGCAGGTCACCGACGCGGTGGGCGGCATGGTCAAGGCCCGCGTGGTGGTCTCCGCGCGGAACTCCGGGGAGCTCTGGGATCTGCGCTGCCTGATCCGCGAGGACCTGGTGAACTACCTGCGCGCCGAACATCCGTATGCGGTGTTCACCCAGCGGATGCTGCTGACCAACGAAGAAGCCCTGGCGCGGTCCTCGGACCCGGTGCGCACCGGCCAGGTCGGCGTGGTGGACTCCGGGGCCGACTCCCAGCCGGTCACCCAGGCGGGGGAGGGAGCATCGGTCTTCACCGGCTCCATCGCCGCGGTCCAGCGCAACCGCGAGTTCTCCGGCCCCGGTGCCGATGCCTACCGGGAGCGGCTGGAGCGCCAGGAGGAACGCCAGGACGGTCAGGAGCTCGACGCCGACGGCACCGCCTACCCCGAGGATGTCGCCGCCACGCAGGCGATCCAGGTGCCCGAGGGTGAAGCAGCGCGGGCAGAGGCCACGCAGACGCGCGAGGTCTCAGCCAGTCAGGACGCCACTGAGGAGACCTTCGGGGCCGCCGCCAAGCGTCGTCCTGGTACGCCGCCGCGCCCGGGTTCCCAGCGCTGAGCCCAGCCCGCGCTCAGGGCCCTGTCCGCGCGCTGACCCGAGCCCGAGCACTGCCTGCGGGTGCTCCGCCGTGCGAGCTGGCTCAGTCCTCCGGCGGACGTGCCGCCCGGGCTGCGCTGGCCTTGGCGGAGCTCTTCGCCTTGGCCGACTTATAGGCGTCCACGGTGTTGATCGCCTCGGTGGTGGGTTCCGCGGTGCCGTCGCCGCCGCCGTACTCCGCCACTGCCGCGTCCGCGCCGACGCGCTGCTCCGCAGCGTCCTCATCCGGGGAGCCGGTGCGCTTGTCCACGGCCCACTGCACCATCGAATCAGGCATGAAGCGCAGCCCGGCGGTGAGCACCTGGTAGCTGCGCGCCGGCACGCAGGTCGCCGCGCCCTGGGCGTTGGCCGTCAGGGCCTGGCGCACGACGTCGTCGGCGTCCAGCCACATCCAGCGCTTCGCCGATTTGATCGTGATGCCAGAGCGCTGATGAAACTCGGTGCGCACCAGCCCGGGGACCAGGGCGGTCACCGTCACCCCGCGAGAGCGCAGCTGAGAGTGCAGCCCCTTGGAGAAGTTGATCACCCAGGACTTCGCCGCCGAGTAGGTCCCGGTGGGGGTGTACCCCGCCACGGAGGCCACATTGATGATCCGCCCGCCACGACGGCGTGCCATCGCGTTCGCGGCGGTGTGGGAGAGCTCCATGGTGGTCTGAACATGAAGTCGCAGCAGGTCGCGCTCGGCCTGGAGATCCGAGTCGATGAAATCTGTGGCCAGCCCGTGCCCGGCGTTGTTCACCAACAGGTGCACCGGGTGGGTGCGATCGGCGAGTCGCTCCTGGACCGCGGCCACGCCATCGTCGGTGACCAGGTCGGCAACGATGACCGAGGTCTTCACCCCGTATTGGGAAGCCATGGATTCCGCCTGCATTCGCAGGCGCTTCCCATCGCGGGCCACCAGGACGAGGTCGTAGCCCTGGGCGGCCAGCTGGCGAGCAAATGCTGCGCCCAGGCCGGCGGTGGAACCGGTGATGACGGCCGTGTGGTTGCTCATGCTGGCTATCCTAGAGGGCAGAGATGGGCGCTGCGATCAGCGTTCTGTCAGGAGCGTCGGGTCCTGAGCCTGAATCCACACACCAGGAGGGTCATTGCGCTGGAAGAGACGTGCCGCATGGGGACACCGCCCCCTGGCGGCCGATGAATGGGCGGTGCTGCATGCCGAGATCGTCGCCGAGGACCTGATCGCCGTGGATGACGCGGTGGAGGAGCTCACCGGCTTCATGGACCCCTTCCGCGCCGACATCGCAGAGGGACCGCTGGTGGGGGTCACCGATGGCCAGCTGGCCGTGGCGAAGGCCGAGTTCCACGAGCCGCGAGGCCGGCGCGGGCTGAAGCTGAGCTTCTACGCCGCGGGACCGGCCGACGGACCCGCCGAGGACGCCTTCGCCCGGCTGAACTCCGCCGCCTCGGCGTTTCTGGACCACCTCACGGCCGAGGGGATCGCGGTGGAGTCGATCCGCTGGATCGAGGCCGACCACATCCCGCGACCCTTCTGAGGGCCCCTGCCGGTGCGCATCTGAGCGCCCGGGCCGGTGCGCTCACCGGCCCGGGTCACCGCTCGCCGAGGTGTTCCAGATGCTTCAGCTGCGCGGCAGCGATCTTGGTGGTGATCCCTGCCGGCAGCCCCGCCCGCTCGCCGTAGATCAGCCTGCCCAGCGCCGCCGCGTCCAAAGCGACTCCCCGCTGCGCCGCGTCGTCCAAGAGGGAGCGCACCTGGTCCAGGCGTTCCTGGCGGTGGGTGAGATAGCGCCGCGCCGCAGCGGCGACACTGGGCTGGGCCGGCCCGTGGGCCGGCAGGAGCCGCGCGTGGACGTACTGTTCCAGGCGTTGAAGGCTGTGCAGGAAGTCGGTCAGTGTCCCGTCAGGGTGATCCAGCATCGTGGTGCCTTCGCCCAGGATGGTGTCCCCGGTGAACATGGCCTGTTCAGCACCTTCCGCAGCGCCCTGGAGCCAGAAGCAGACCGAATCCGAGGTGTGTCCCGGGGTGTGCAGCACGCTGAGCCGGAGCTGAGCGAGCTCGAGCACCTCACCGTCGGTCAGCGCCGCGGCGGGCCGGCCGGGCGCATCGATGCACTGCTGCGGGCCGTGTCCGCGCACCGGCGCCGCGAAGGCCGCACCGAAGCTCGCAGCCGCCCCGGAGTGGTCGGCATGACGGTGGGTGAGCAGGATCTGCGCCACCTCACGGTCGCCGACGACGGCGCGCACGCGATCCAGGTGATCCGGATGGTCGGCCGGCCCGGGATCGATGATGATCAGCTGCCGCGCCTGATCGCCGCCCAGGACGTAGGTGTTGGTCCCCTGAAGCGTCATCGGGGAGGGGTTCTCGCAGGTGATCGAGTGCACCAGGCTGGCCTGTGACATGAAATCAGCCTACCGAGGTTCACGCGTAGGCTGGGCCCATGGCCCAGAACAGTGAAGCTCAGCCCACCACCGAACCGCAGAAGACCGCAGGCACGGAGCACTCCACCAAGGGTGCCTACGTGACCGGCGGCGAGTTCACCCGTGACACCAACTACATCGAGGATCGCGTCGTCGCAGATCCGCAGGCGGTGCGCTCGGCTCCGCAGGAGGAGCCCTCCTCCATCGGTGATCCGCGCATGGCGGGTCTGACCGAGGGGGGACAGGCCTGGCCGGTCGAGCCCGACCGTTACCGACTCGTCGCGGCCCGCGCCTGCCCCTGGGCCCACCGCTCCATCATCATCCGCCGCCTGCTCGGCCTCGAGGACGTCATCTCACTGGGAACCCCCGGGCCGACCCACGACGCGCGGTCCTGGACCTTCGACCTGGACTCCGGCGGAGTCGACCCGGTGCTCGGCACCGAGCGGCTCCAGCAGAACTACTTCGCCCGGTTCCCGGACTACCCGCGGGGCATCACCGTCCCGGCTCTGGTGGACATCCCCTCCGGGGGTGTGGTCACCAACAACTATCCGCAGCTGACCTATGACCTCTCCACCCAGTGGAGCGCCCATCATCGGAGCGGGGCACCCGACCTGCTTCCCGAGGACAAGCTCGATGAGATGCTCCCGGTGATCAAGCGGATCTTCACCGAGGTCAACAACGGCGTCTACCGGGCGGGCTTCGCAGGCTCCCAGAGCGCCTACCAGGATGCCTACGACCGTCTCTTCACCGCGATGGACTGGCTGGAGGATCGGCTCGCCGGCAGCCGCTACCTGATGGGAGAGCACATCAGCGAGGCTGATGTGCGGCTGTTCACCACCTTGGTCCGCTTCGACCCGGTCTACCACGGACACTTCAAGTGCAATCGGAACAAGCTCTCCGAGATGCCGAACCTCTGGGCCTACGCCAGGGACCTGTTCCAGACCCCGGGCTTCGGCGACACCGTGGACTTCGACCAGATCAAACGGCACTACTACGAGGTCCACGAGGACATCAACCCCACTCAGATCGTCCCGGTGGGCCCGGACCTGCAGAACTGGCTGAGCGATCACGGGCGCGAGGCACTGGGCGGATCGCCCTTCGGCGCCGGCACGGCTCCCGGCCCGGTGGCACCCTCGGAGCGGTCGGCCGGAGCCAACCCGCTCTACGGCTGATAGGTGACGATCACCTGGGAGTCGTCGTGCCGGGTCAGACCGGCGTCGGCGGCTTCCAGGTACTTCGCGCGCGCGGCCTCGAGCATCGGGGCCTGGAAGCCATGCGCGCTGGCAATCTCGCTCACCAGTGACGAGTCCTTCACAAAAATTCCCACTGCACTGGCCACCTGTGCATCCTGGCCCTGCAGCATCCTCGGCCCCCGGTCGCTGAGCATGAATGAGCCCGCCGCGCCTTCGGCCACCGCCTCGAGCACCTGGGCCTGATCGAGTCCCAGCCGATCCGCCAGGGCCAGCGCCTCGGCGGCGGCCACGATGTGCACCGAGCACAGCAGCTGGTTGATCGCCTTGAAGGACTGGCCGTCGCCGATCTCGGTCCCGCATTCCACGATGCCGCCCATCGACTCCAGCAGGGTCCGGTTCTGCTCCACCGCGGTGGGTTCGGCGGAGACAAACAGGCGCAGCGAGCCCTCGGCGGCGCGGGCGATCCCGCCCGTGACCGGTGCGTCGATCAGCGTGATCCCGCGCTCGGTGGCGGGGATGCTCAGCTGCTGCACCGCCTCGGGGCCCACCGTGCTCATCACGATCAGACTCGAGCCCGGCCGCATCGCGCTGAGCAGACCGGCTGATCCCTGATCCGGGGATCCCAGGGCGGCGCTGCGCAGCTGATCCCCGGTGGCCACCATGACGATCACCGCGTCGGCCGTGGCGGCAGAGGCCGCCGAGTCCTCGGCTCGCAGGCCCTGCTGTGCGGCCGCCGCCCGCTGCTCCGCCGAGAAGTCGACGGTGGTCAGCTCGAATCCCGCGCTCGCGACCCGGGCGGCCATCGGCAGGCCGATGGCGCCGATGCCGACGAAGGTTACCTGCTGCGTGGTCGAGTGCTGGCTCATCTGTGGTCCTCGTCTCGTGATTGGCTTCACATTCTGATTCCGCCATGTTAGCTTATGTGAACTTGCTTGTGAATATTCACACAAAGGGACGGGCCGGTCCTCGCACCGGCGGAACACGAGAGGGAGGGACCTCATGGCGCTGCGCATAGGCGTGCTGGCGGACGATTTCACCGGAGCCACCGACATCGCCGGGTTCCTGGTCTCGGCCGGGATGACCACCGTCCAGTTCACCAGCCCCGAGGGCCTGCCGGAACAGCTCGACGATCGCGTGGACGCCGCGGTGATCAGCATGAAGACCCGCTCCATCGCACCCGGCGACGCCGTGGCGCAGAGCCTTCAGGCGCTGAACGCACTGCGAGCTCACGGCGCCGAGCAGATCATCTTCAAATACTGCTCCACCTTCGACAGCACCGGTGAGGGCAACATCGGCCCGGTCACCGACGCCCTCCTCGACGCCATGGGGGAGACC from Nesterenkonia sandarakina encodes the following:
- a CDS encoding SDR family NAD(P)-dependent oxidoreductase, with amino-acid sequence MSNHTAVITGSTAGLGAAFARQLAAQGYDLVLVARDGKRLRMQAESMASQYGVKTSVIVADLVTDDGVAAVQERLADRTHPVHLLVNNAGHGLATDFIDSDLQAERDLLRLHVQTTMELSHTAANAMARRRGGRIINVASVAGYTPTGTYSAAKSWVINFSKGLHSQLRSRGVTVTALVPGLVRTEFHQRSGITIKSAKRWMWLDADDVVRQALTANAQGAATCVPARSYQVLTAGLRFMPDSMVQWAVDKRTGSPDEDAAEQRVGADAAVAEYGGGDGTAEPTTEAINTVDAYKSAKAKSSAKASAARAARPPED
- a CDS encoding glutathione S-transferase family protein, whose translation is MAQNSEAQPTTEPQKTAGTEHSTKGAYVTGGEFTRDTNYIEDRVVADPQAVRSAPQEEPSSIGDPRMAGLTEGGQAWPVEPDRYRLVAARACPWAHRSIIIRRLLGLEDVISLGTPGPTHDARSWTFDLDSGGVDPVLGTERLQQNYFARFPDYPRGITVPALVDIPSGGVVTNNYPQLTYDLSTQWSAHHRSGAPDLLPEDKLDEMLPVIKRIFTEVNNGVYRAGFAGSQSAYQDAYDRLFTAMDWLEDRLAGSRYLMGEHISEADVRLFTTLVRFDPVYHGHFKCNRNKLSEMPNLWAYARDLFQTPGFGDTVDFDQIKRHYYEVHEDINPTQIVPVGPDLQNWLSDHGREALGGSPFGAGTAPGPVAPSERSAGANPLYG
- a CDS encoding MBL fold metallo-hydrolase, with the translated sequence MSQASLVHSITCENPSPMTLQGTNTYVLGGDQARQLIIIDPGPADHPDHLDRVRAVVGDREVAQILLTHRHADHSGAAASFGAAFAAPVRGHGPQQCIDAPGRPAAALTDGEVLELAQLRLSVLHTPGHTSDSVCFWLQGAAEGAEQAMFTGDTILGEGTTMLDHPDGTLTDFLHSLQRLEQYVHARLLPAHGPAQPSVAAAARRYLTHRQERLDQVRSLLDDAAQRGVALDAAALGRLIYGERAGLPAGITTKIAAAQLKHLEHLGER
- a CDS encoding NAD(P)-dependent oxidoreductase codes for the protein MSVAPVKSSASTPMRSAMRSLPLVFRRCEDRPVPLCEYSQASSHKLTWRNQNVKPITRRGPQMSQHSTTQQVTFVGIGAIGLPMAARVASAGFELTTVDFSAEQRAAAAQQGLRAEDSAASAATADAVIVMVATGDQLRSAALGSPDQGSAGLLSAMRPGSSLIVMSTVGPEAVQQLSIPATERGITLIDAPVTGGIARAAEGSLRLFVSAEPTAVEQNRTLLESMGGIVECGTEIGDGQSFKAINQLLCSVHIVAAAEALALADRLGLDQAQVLEAVAEGAAGSFMLSDRGPRMLQGQDAQVASAVGIFVKDSSLVSEIASAHGFQAPMLEAARAKYLEAADAGLTRHDDSQVIVTYQP